The Anopheles merus strain MAF chromosome 2L, AmerM5.1, whole genome shotgun sequence genome has a segment encoding these proteins:
- the LOC121593278 gene encoding antigen 5 like allergen Cul n 1-like, translated as MTIWIACATLLLVVLSGVSAGGKYCSSDLCPRGGPHVGCNPPSSSGGPTCQGKQKARKVLLTPALQAYIMDEHNLNRSNIALGRIRPYPSAVKMPTLTWDPELASLADANARSCNYGHDRCRATKKFPYAGQNIAITQFFGYRFTEKDLIHKFVSSWWSEYLDARPEHVRKYPSSYSGKPIGHFTQIASDRSTKVGCSMWYWKDGQMDVYYFVCNYSFTNIMDRSVYQSGPTASQCKTGRNSKFPGLCNASEEPRSIMDP; from the exons ATGACCATCTGGATAGCTTGTG CTACACTCCTGCTGGTCGTCCTCTCGGGGGTCAGCGCCGGCGGGAAATACTGTAGCAGCGATCTTTGCCCGCGCGGTGGTCCACACGTTGGCTGCAATCCACCCAGCTCGTCGGGTGGACCAACGTGCCAGGGCAAGCAGAAAGCCCGGAAAGTGCTGCTAACACCGGCCCTGCAAGCCTACATCATGGACGAGCACAATCTGAACCGCTCGAACATTGCGCTGGGCCGGATCCGGCCCTACCCATCGGCGGTCAAGATGCCGACGCTTACCTGGGACCCGGAGCTGGCCTCGCTGGCCGACGCGAATGCACGCTCCTGCAACTACGGTCACGATCGGTGCCGGGCGACGAAGAAGTTCCCGTACGCCGGGCAAAACATTGCCATCACGCAGTTCTTCGGCTACCGGTTCACCGAGAAGGATCTGATCCACAAGTTTGTGTCGAGCTGGTGGAGCGAATACCTGGATGCACGCCCCGAGCACGTGCGAAAGTATCCATCGTCGTACAGTGG AAAACCGATCGGACACTTCACGCAAATTGCCAGCGATCGTAGCACGAAGGTAGGCTGCTCCATGTGGTACTGGAAGGATGGACAGATGGATGTATACTACTTCGTGTGCAACTACTCGTTTACCAACATCATGGATCGCTCGGTTTACCAGTCCGGTCCTACCGCGTCGCAGTGCAAAACGGGACGGAACTCCAAATTCCCCGGACTCTGCAACGCCAGCGAAGAGCCACGCTCGATTATGGATCCTTAG
- the LOC121593333 gene encoding venom allergen 3-like yields MHYSSSSTLALLFLALVRNSHQQSWNYYCEADFCEPGLKNVGCDPPPAEGGPACSGKQAESVNFNFVVQAAIVNEHNRLRSLLATGRLGKFAPASRMPQLVWDIELANQAERNVRSCVYGHDECRNTAQFRFVGQNIAIVRYSGPRKSVLELLHEEIYGWWSEANGTTQANLRRFPSEEPLSQIGHFTQMVSDRTWKMGCAAQQWTENKVFNVLYFVCNYSFTNMVGEPVYVAGPPASRCATGEDKLYPGLCLKSERIYSTPFAVVN; encoded by the exons ATGCATTATTCATCATCCA GCACACTGGCCCTACTGTTTCTCGCGCTCGTCCGCAACAGCCACCAGCAGTCCTGGAACTACTACTGTGAGGCGGACTTTTGCGAGCCGGGGCTGAAAAACGTTGGCTGTGATCCACCACCCGCAGAAGGGGGGCCAGCCTGCAGTGGAAAGCAGGCCGAAAGTGTGAACTTCAACTTTGTCGTACAGGCGGCAATTGTGAACGAGCATAATCGACTGCGCTCCCTGCTGGCCACGGGCCGGTTGGGTAAGTTTGCTCCCGCTTCCCGCATGCCGCAGCTCGTGTGGGACATTGAGCTGGCGAACCAAGCCGAACGCAACGTGCGCTCGTGTGTCTACGGGCACGATGAGTGTCGCAATACGGCCCAGTTCCGGTTCGTGGGCCAGAACATTGCCATCGTTCGCTATTCCGGCCCGCGGAAAAGTGTGCTGGAGCTGTTGCACGAGGAAATATATGGCTGGTGGAGTGAGGCTAACGGTACGACGCAAGCCAACCTCAGGCGATTTCCCTCCGAAGAGCCGTT ATCGCAAATCGGACACTTCACGCAGATGGTTAGCGATCGGACGTGGAAAATGGGCTGTGCCGCCCAACAGTGGACCGAGAACAAGGTGTTCAACGTGCTTTACTTCGTGTGTAACTACTCTTTCACCAACATGGTAGGCGAACCGGTGTATGTGGCGGGGCCTCCAGCGTCTCGATGTGCCACTGGGGAAGATAAACTGTATCCCGGGCTGTGTTTGAAATCGGAGCGAATTTATTCCACACCCTTTGCGGTTGTTAACTAA
- the LOC121592612 gene encoding antigen 5 like allergen Cul n 1-like: protein MAPWIFVAIVSCLVSGLQAQINYCSTSYCRNGRQNVGCNPPGIPGGPACAGLKPVVITINSTLQTLILSEHNTRRSQLALGQLKPFLPAVRIPTLSWDVELAKQAGNNARSCRYQHDSCRNTPVYAWAGQNIALAQFSRMANTISQLISSNIASWWNEYSFTKQEQLNSYPSSNSGPAIGHFTQMASDQTAKIGCAMQNWVSGNWQTYYFVCNYAVTNIIDKPVYKAGAVASKCTTGRNPTLLGLCSVSETINPVPN, encoded by the exons ATGGCACCATGGATATTCG TGGCGATCGTGAGCTGTCTGGTAAGTGGACTGCAGGCTCAAATCAACTACTGTAGCACTAGCTATTGCCGGAACGGTCGTCAGAACGTTGGTTGCAATCCTCCAGGCATTCCGGGAGGACCGGCCTGCGCTGGGTTGAAACCCGTGGTTATAACGATCAACTCTACGCTACAAACGTTGATCCTTTCCGAGCACAACACGCGCCGATCGCAACTAGCCCTAGGTCAACTGAAACCGTTCCTGCCGGCTGTTCGTATTCCTACTCTTAGCTGGGACGTGGAACTTGCCAAACAGGCTGGCAATAATGCACGCAGCTGCCGGTACCAACACGATAGCTGCCGTAACACGCCCGTCTATGCGTGGGCCGGACAAAATATTGCACTTGCGCAGTTTTCCCGCATGGCCAATACGATATCGCAGCTAATAAGCTCCAACATCGCTTCCTGGTGGAATGAGTACAGCTTTACTAAGCAGGAACAACTGAACTCCTATCCATCGAGCAATTCGGG ACCTGCCATTGGACATTTCACACAGATGGCAAGCGACCAGACGGCCAAGATTGGGTGCGCCATGCAGAATTGGGTGAGTGGCAACTGGCAGACGTACTACTTCGTGTGTAACTATGCTGTCACTAACATTATTGACAAGCCAGTCTACAAAGCTGGAGCGGTTGCTTCAAAATGTACTACGGGCCGCAATCCAACGCTACTTGGACTGTGCTCAGTGTCAGAAACTATCAACCCTGTCCCAAACTAA
- the LOC121594374 gene encoding venom allergen 3-like: protein MAHQWHWTFVAIVSCLVSVLQAQTDYCANSYCRNGRQNVGCNPPASPGGPACAGLNAEVKTFSPEEQTLILSEHNKRRSQLAQGELKPFQPAVRMPTLTWDEELAKQAGNNARSCTYQHDSCRNTPVFAWAGQNLALSQSSGMNKTVSEVISSSIASWWSEHNVTREEQLNTYPSSYSGPAIGHFTQMASDQSDKIGCAMQNWMSDNWQTYYFVCNYGVTNIADRPVYKAGAVASKCTTGRNPTLPGLCSESESINPVPNEPKEPK, encoded by the exons ATGGCCCATCAATGGCATTGGACATTCG TTGCGATCGTGAGCTGTCTAGTCAGCGTACTGCAGGCTCAAACTGACTACTGTGCCAATAGCTACTGCCGGAACGGTCGTCAGAACGTTGGTTGCAATCCCCCCGCCAGTCCGGGTGGACCGGCCTGCGCTGGTCTGAATGCAGAGGTTAAAACGTTCAGCCCCGAAGAACAAACGTTGATCCTTTCCGAGCACAACAAGCGCCGATCGCAACTGGCGCAGGGTGAACTGAAACCCTTCCAACCGGCCGTTCGTATGCCCACCCTTACCTGGGACGAGGAACTTGCCAAACAGGCGGGCAATAATGCACGCAGCTGTACGTACCAACACGATAGCTGCCGTAACACGCCCGTCTTTGCTTGGGCCGGACAGAACCTTGCGCTGTCGCAATCTTCCGGCATGAACAAAACGGTATCGGAGGTTataagcagcagcatcgcTTCCTGGTGGAGTGAGCACAACGTTACTAGGGAAGAGCAACTCAACACCTATCCATCGAGCTACTCAGG CCCTGCCATTGGACATTTCACGCAGATGGCCAGTGATCAGAGCGACAAAATTGGATGTGCCATGCAGAATTGGATGAGTGACAACTGGCAGACGTACTACTTCGTGTGTAACTATGGCGTCACAAACATTGCTGACCGTCCAGTCTACAAAGCGGGAGCGGTTGCTTCCAAATGTACTACCGGGCGCAATCCGACGCTGCCTGGACTATGTTCAGAATCGGAAAGTATCAATCCTGTTCCAAACGAACCTAAAGAACCAAAATAA
- the LOC121592528 gene encoding antigen 5 like allergen Cul n 1-like translates to MFRFILASLLLIGLIDSIYSIDYCTANLCSSGLPNVGCNPPPLSGGPQCFGRSPVVVPITASLRSLILDQHNSRRSLIATGRLSPFFPARRMPTLVWDDELASQAGHNARSCVFQHDRCRNTVDFRWAGQNLAIKQFFGQTITVETLINDFVRMWWDEHFDTTTGQIDSYPSNHVGPAIGHFTQIASDRTWAVGCAMQNWLQDGMWITYYFVCNYSFTNIVNQPVYVRGTTAEGCTTGQDSRYQGLCSVNEVVQSVP, encoded by the exons atgtttcgttttattCTTG CATCTCTTCTGCTGATCGGTCTGATCGACAGCATCTACTCGATCGACTACTGCACCGCGAACCTGTGCAGCAGCGGACTCCCCAATGTTGGCTGCAATCCTCCTCCGCTCAGTGGCGGTCCGCAATGCTTCGGCCGGTCGCCGGTCGTGGTGCCGATTACGGCGAGCCTCAGGTCGCTCATCCTTGACCAGCACAACAGCCGCCGTTCGCTTATTGCAACTGGCCGCCTGAGCCCGTTCTTCCCAGCCCGCCGCATGCCGACGCTGGTGTGGGACGACGAGCTGGCCTCGCAGGCCGGCCACAATGCCCGGTCATGTGTTTTCCAGCACGATCGGTGCCGCAACACGGTCGATTTCCGCTGGGCAGGTCAGAACCTTGCGATCAAGCAGTTCTTCGGCCAGACGATTACGGTCGAGACGCTGATCAACGATTTCGTGCGCATGTGGTGGGATGAGCATTTCGATACCACTACCGGACAAATCGACTCTTACCCGAGCAACCATGTGGG ACCCGCCATCGGACACTTTACGCAGATCGCCAGCGATCGCACCTGGGCGGTTGGATGTGCGATGCAGAACTGGCTGCAGGATGGCATGTGGATCACGTACTACTTCGTGTGCAACTACTCGTTCACCAACATCGTCAACCAGCCCGTGTATGTGCGCGGCACCACGGCGGAGGGCTGCACGACGGGACAGGACTCGCGCTATCAAGGGCTGTGCTCGGTGAACGAGGTGGTACAGTCGGTACCGTAA